CGTGGTACCGCTTTTACCTCTCGAGAGTTCGCCGAatttcttaagaaaaaaaacattcagCATCGACAAATTGCGGTCGCAGCTCCTTGGGCGAATGGCCTGGTTGAGAGGGTgaatagattcttaaagtcAACTCTCAGGAAATTGGTAGATGATCAGCACTCGTGGGTGTCGGTGCTGGATACAGTTCAGTACATAATAAACAATTCGTTTCATTCCTCAGTCAGGTCATCCCCTTCGAAGCTCTTGTTAGGATTTGACCAAAGGCGCCACGCGGATGCGCCATTGGTAAAATCGTTAGAGCAAATTGCCAGAGTCAAACTGCATACAGATGAAAGTCGTGAGAAGGAACGGAATGCTGCAATTGAAGCTACTCAGAAATTGaagaattataacaaaatatattatgataagAAGCATTTAAAACCTACTAGGTACAAACAAGGGGATCTAGTCCTTATTCGTGATTCGTCCATTAAGCCAGGAGAAAGTAAAAAGCTCAAGCCCCCGTATAGAGGTCCATACTTGATAGACAAAGTTCTGAATAAAAATCGGTACGTGGTTAAGGATATCCCAGGCTATAATGTGAGTTCGCGTTCCTATAATTCGATCCTCTCGCCGGACCGCATTAAGCCTTGGATAAAACCAGTTCCTCAGGTAAACGAGaacattacaaattaactAGCCATGTAAAAACTTATCTActcttgtttaatttaattatatcctATTTCTTTGTCAtagtatgtaaaaaatatatatatatgtatatatatacttgaAGGATCTCATTGGTTATGTTACTCGTTAGCGTTAAGATTTCTAATCAATATTAGGTTAAGgatagtttatatttaaaagcaaaagagaaagaattactaTTGTTTCGCTTGCAACCGACGAGCACTCGGGACGAATGCGAGTTTCAGGCTGGCCGAGCTGTAAGCCCCAATAAGAGGATGCGGCCATAAGCTCCCGACCTAAGGGAGCGCCTGCGCGATACGGCGCTAGCGATAGCGGCCTAAGGCCTCAagctaaatttatttctgaagttGACAATACTGTTGTGCTTTCGGGAGTAGCATGGGATGCGTGTAATGCAGAACCGTAATTCTGACAGATGAAGCGTGAAAAACCAAAATAACCTCGCGGAGATGACAGGTCAGCAAGATGCAGGTTAgtgctaaatattaaactttaataagattattaatttaagatctTTACGATACAAGTTACTGTAAACTGACTTTGCTGTTTAACTCcggttgtatttattaattgaattattaaagtaaacacgcagtaaaatcacataattttatgaaaaatataatctttagataataaatgtagCCAGAGTTAAACAGCAAAGACAGTTTACAGTAACTCGTATTGTAAAcatcctaaattaataatcttattaaagtttaatatttagcacTAACCTGCATCTTGCTGACCTGTCATCTCCGCGAGGTTATTTTGGTCTTTCACGCATCATCTGTCAGAATTACGGTTCTGCACTCAcagacttctataatatactagacTGCTAGGCTCGTTATATATTCTCCATTTAGTGTGTACCCGAAAAGTATGTACAAATAGGAGCTCATAGGCGGCAGACTGAATTACCGATTGGAATgtggctaatattttatagtcctACGACTATGGATTACtagaggagtgagtgagatgtatgatacaatatatatattacgtgATTATGAGAGCGTTCTCCTTGGATGCTTATGCGTGCTTATGCGTTAAACGtatcattctttttttgttattgtaatataaaagaaaaagataaaatgacaataattAAGGCATGTGATAAAAGGCTgcccaaatatatataagaaagggtatacatttctttttgtttaagtattaaaactaaagGACAAATAATATAACCTCATTTTAAGagcattttgtataaaataacctaatattaatgatatttattagtattattaagtatcattctttaaatatatatatatatataaacattttaaaaatgtcaacaaaTTACTCGTAGCAACTATATGTGACATTTAttggcatatatatatatgtacataaacatTCCACTTGACGaacaatgtacatacatagcaAATGACACATTCCGATCGGTTATTCAGTCATGTACaacatgtacattatatactgGTACGCCTAGGGAATCAAGGTTAGCAgtctagtatattatagaagtctgtggctataccggacagcattgagttgtcacgaatcatgatgatagtagatggttgtgcttatcatatattttggtcctagagaaaattactcggatagctattatcgtaaacacccaaaGCTTAAGCCCATAATCCAAAAATTGACtagtggtctgttctttctagctgcactgttgcactggtgcaataagttagaatgagaaaaaatatacttgtcttactttaacttattgcaccgatgcaacagtgcagctagaaagaacagaccaagtAAAAGAATACGAGAGAAGGCTTAGTGTTACACGTAGGGATGGgcgatgtttaaaaaaaagattgacttttatataatcgattattaaaaataactattttttgtaatcaattttattttaaaagcatcgattttaatcgattaatttctaatttttttcgagcaaaatgaaaaaacttgACTAGAATTTAGGAAATAGTGGAGAGGAATGTATTAAATGTGTTTCTCTAGTTTGATTGGTTCCGCCATTAGGGTAATTCCACAATGGCTGTCGGGAGTCGGGAAAAGTtgaccaatcacagttgattATTTTCTCTAAATTAAACTGTGATTGGTCAAATCTTCCCGACTCCCAACAGCCATTGTGGAATAACCCTTATACGCGCATATCAAAAGCGCACAATCGTTGCTAATTGGCCATTAAAACATTAGGACCTTCTGATTGGTCAACAATTCTAGTAACCCTAGATATGTGTAGAATATCAATCTTCTATGCATATATGGGTTTAAAGCCATATTTTCGAACGAAAGTTAATCCGACTTGATTTATAACGCACTTGATTATAACCAATCATAGGTTTACTCTTATTGTTCGAAAACGTTaggggaaaaaagagaaaaaaattaaataaaaaataaaaaggataaaaaataatatgtaatataaatataaaatacaattattataaatattaacatatttattatcctattataaaatttatattatatatataaaatttatgcatcTAATGCAACATTTGCAAAGAAAATACGCATGAACAGCTTGGTaacaaataaagataaatgtaatttaatttaaaataaacttaaaataataatcacaattttaaaaaatattttaaatatatgtattttaaataaacccCCAATCTTCGCGACTTAAAGATCCTAAGAAAACTAACATATTAAGTCTTGTTGGTGTTAATCTATTTCTAAGCTCTGATTTTATAATACCGGCTTTTGAAAAAACGCGCTCAGAAGGAACAGATGTAGCAGTAATTGCCAAATATTTTAGTGCAATATTAAATGAAACAGGATATGCATGTTTTAAACTTTGCCAATATTCTAAGGGATTATTATGTCTTGGAATTACAGATTGACTCAAATATTGTCGCAATTCGACATTTATACCACCGGGTTCATCAGGTGTTTTAGAAGATGATATCACTAAATTATCATGAAAATTCCATAAACTGTTATTTTCTTGACATTGAGCTGACATTGTTGATATACAAACAGAACTTTGATTCTTATTTGtagtttgaattaaattattaatataagaaactGCGGCTAATACAGCTCTTGGCTGTTGAAAATGTATCTTTTTGAATCTCGGATCTAATATCGTAGACACTGCTAATATTTGATAGAGCTCAATATTATGATATCTCCGTTCAATTTCAAATAGAAtgcatgttttaaaatttttaccacaTTCAGTTACTGGAAAAAAATCGTTAATAGCTTTTGTCATACAATGTATTAATGGAATTACTAAATTACTTGTTGGATATAAATCACCCCCGATTTCTTTAGTAACTAATTCAATTGGttgtaagattttaataatatcgtttaatatatcaaattcaTCATGTGTAATTATTTCTGGAGATGTGGGACATTTCAGTAGTACAggatatacagggtgtttggtaaagatttatgcaatttttataagcaggtagagcgcattaagctcaacataaaatcctcatcgtttttccattttcacaatagttaacgagttatagacttgtaaaattttctgtattagcccggcctaccggcaaatgcaagcacgccgagcgcccgaccgcggcggccgcccctccctagcgcttgaaccttgagattgctaggcgcgcggggggagttgttacaacaagcggcaatggctacgcacaatgtgtacgtgtacatacatgtgtacaaaaaaatatcagttctaatgcttaaagaaacaattactaaatttatttttttttaataaataatgattatttttaataaaaatgtttttttggtgatagtcttaaatgtcgtaaactgtcataaattttaaaagaagctattatcatgtgctcaaaaacaaatttatccttctttaaacaacattagaaaattttatcgattaaaatggaaataacaaccaaataaaatgtttgtttcaactttatattcttaattaaaaattaaataacgaggatatttatatttttaataaaattaatccttgtgatagactcATAATACACGGAtaaaactttatggtaaaaattactctggtaagtaataaacgcgtgacaaggagaaattatgaaaatttttattacgtttttcatcaaattacgataatatttatattacttatatgatataattctctgaaatttcttcttacagttcgtggttactatcataaatattaaatcatacataattttactataaaattttctccgtgtagatttacgaatatatgaatttattaaatgtttgaaaacttacaaacaatatttatttaattcaagaaaatttaatatgtatgtgtgtgtatttggtgtgtgtgtgtgcgtgtgcgtgtgtgtgtgtgcgtgtgtgtgtgcgtgcgtgcgtgcgtgcgtgcgtgtgtgtgtgtgtgtgtgtgtgtgtgtgtgtgtgtgtggtgtatgtacgtacatacgcgagaaaagaataatcactttgtgacagaaaaatgaataatcattccttagttcgcgattttatatcactattgTTATTCATGCTGATTACTATAcaatacacgcacacgtagaaaaatatgattctagttttaagaaaatcaattattcatttttaattttattcttttttaataattatcttatttttaatggttgaaaagaatattatattgataataaacacttcactttacacaaaacaaataatgtttaacattttcgtgtatgtatcacacacacacacacacacacacacacacacacacacacgcacacacgcacacacacacacacatacacacacacacaccaaatgcacacacattcatactaaaattttcttgaattaaataaatattgtttataagttttcaaacatttaataaattcatatatttgtaaatctacacggagaaaattttatagtaaaattatgtatgatttattatttatgatagtaaccacgaactgtaagaagaaatttcagagaattatatcatataagtagtgtaaatattatcgtaatttgatgaaaaacataataaaaattttcataattcctccttagcacgcgtttactacttaccatagtaatttttaccacaaagttttttccgtgtattataagtctatcacaaggattaattttattaaaaatataaatatcctcgttatttaatttttaattaagaatataaagttgaaacaaattaagaatataaagttgaaacattttatttggttgttatttccattttaatcgataaaattttctaatgttgtttaaagaaggataaatttgtttttgagcacatgataatagcttcttttaaaatttatgacagtttacgacatttaagactatcaccaaaaaaaattttttattaaaaataatcattatttattaaaaaaaataaatttagtaattgcttctttaagcattagaactgatatttttttgtacacatgtatgtacacgtacacattgtgcgtagccattgccgcttgttgtaacaactccccccgcgcgcctagcaatctcaaggttcaagcgctagggaggggcggccgccgcggtcgggcgctcggcgtgcttgcatttgccggtaggccgggctaatacagaaaattttacaagtctataactcgttaactattgtgaaaatggaaaaacgatgaggactttatgttcagcttaatgcgctctacctgcttataaaaattgcataaatctttaccaaacaccctgtatatactctcttaattttaaaaaacgctCAATCATATAAAAAGTGGAATTCCACCGAGTTGGGACatcttgtttaaattttaaaatcgttCCATCTAGTTTTCCATCACGCTTTTGTAAACGTACTAATTCATCTGTAGCTACTACACTTCTTTTCACTaaagtaacaatattttttactttaattattatttctgatATAGAGCAAACTACTTTTAAACCATCAGGAACTATGTGTGATAGAATATGCGCCATGCATGGAATATGCCTTTTAGTACCAAATGCATTAGTAATCGCGTTAATCATATTTGGAGCACTATCCGTAACGACAGCTATAACTTTAGCTTTATCAATCTTAAAAGTTTGTAACATCGAAAGTAACtcagttttaatatattcagaTGTATGATTTTGTTCTAAGGGAATTACGCCAATGGTAGTTTTTGTTAACAATGtttcagtttttaaataatgcatgGTTATACCTAAATAACTTTTGTTCGATATATCAGTCCAAATATCACATGTGattgtaaaagataaaattttttgtatgtcgttaataaatttattcttcaaaacttcatatttagCATCTAATAACCTTGTTATTGTTTTCCTACTTGGTACTGTATATAAAGGCACTGCTGTCTTCATTAACTGCTTAAATCCTTCATTTTCCACTATTAAAAAGGGAAGATTATCTTTAGCGATCATGAATGCGATTGCATTAGTTACATTGCATGCTTGCGTACCTCCTTctacaacaataaaaaataaaataattagtaggatattataatagaaacacacaatatacatacttatatattgtatacacatacatattattgatttaccTTTGAAAGAATTAATTCGTTGAAAGgcattttctatattttcagTCTTTTGCTGTTTTATCTGcgaacaatatattttaaattaaaatgttatttatttaaatttatgtattatatgtgtacatatatatatatatatttatttattttataattacctTAGGTTTAAGTACGTTAgacttattgttagtattATGTGAACAACTAGGCACATTAGGATCATCTACATCCATATCTATATCTTCATTATCATTTGCAATGTTATTAATTGTAGATTGTTCATTATTTATAggcgtattattattatcaatattttctttattgattGTTGAAGAAACATTGCATTTCTTTGGATGCAAATGCAACGTATGTTTCCTTTCCAAATGTTGCATTAGATTGGTTGTATTTCCAGCATGTTTAAGAACTTTTgtacataatttacattaagaagatgtattatttttttttataaaattagttccAAACAATGCTTTTTGATAtagttttttcctttttgatattcatattatatcataGTTTAATTATTGCACAATACAAATATTGCACAATGTTTCGACAACTTGTTTTTTTCGCACTCGTAATTCGTAACGCTTTTTAGTTTTCAATAATCCGATAGAggttatacattattattgcaaaaggCCGTTCGTACTCTAATTAAAAGACCGCCGCACAGCTTGCATAACGCATtacataaatgcataagaaattcaattGGTTGAATTTCATATGCACTTTGCTTATGGGCCaatcaatttgcttatgtccatacgttatgcgttatgcaaaagtctgtaCGGCGGCCTTAAGGTTGTAAGAAATCAACTAATCACAGTCGATTATTCTTTGattactaaagaaataactatTTGTGATTGGTCCGTTTTTTACAACCTTACGTTTACAACTACTTTTACGCAATTGTAGAATGGCCTTAATACTATTCTATTCAACGGTAGATTGTCGAACGCAAATTTTGTCCAAGATctatggtctgttctttctagctgcactgttgcaccggtgcaataagttaaagtaagacaagtatattttttctcattttaacttattgcaccagtgcaacagtgcagctagaaagaacagaccactaGTCAATTTTTGGATTATGGGCTTAAgctttaaaaactattatactAGTAAATCTAGTAACAATTTTAGTAACATcggattaaaaaaactattgttataaaaataaatcgaattTGTAAACATCGGAAAAATTATCgatgttgtaataaaaaaagaatcgaaCATCGATTAATCGATAGTACATCGCCCATCCCTAATaaccattaaaaaaacattgtaggATTTCTCGAACAGTATCGACGAGACGCTTTATTTGCCAGCCGTCTCTTTTATACGGACGAAGCTACGTTTACGCCTAATGGCGTTTTTAATTCACGCAATATGGTAAGGTGGTCTGACGAAAATCCGCGTGATGTTCGTCAAATCTCCTTTCAATATCGCTGGGCGATTAATGTATGGGCAGGTGTAATTGGCGATAGATTGGTAAATATTCTTacgaaataacaatttttcttttgctatacttatacatatactCGACGCGTATATTAATAActgttacaaataattacCGTTCTTATAAATTACTACTAATTTTTAGATTGGCCCATTCTTTCTGCCACCACGGCTTAATGGAGAAGTATAcggacattttttaattaatgagttGCCGCCTCTTTTAGAGGATATTCCTCTACATGTTCGGAATAATATGATTTTCCAACATGATGGAGCTCCGGCACACTTCTCCCGTCGTGTGCGTGATATCTTAGACGCACGTTTTCCAGATAGATGGATGGGTCGAGGTGGCCCAATCGCTTGGCCACCACGATCGCCGGATTTAAACGTGCTCGACTACTTTGTATGGGGCCACATTAAAACGAAGGTCGAGCACATGCGTGAACGTGGCGAAGCTGAGGTGCGCGAAGCGATATCAGCGGCCTTTCAAACAATAACGCCAGACATGATACGCCGTGCAACACAGCAGATTGTTCGAAGAGCCGAACTGTGTTTAGAAACACAAGGCAAACATTTCGAGcaattattgcattaaaataatgagagtggattaggcctactggggaaaccacttaaaaaaaaacgcgccaAGCTATCTACCTCGGTGGTGGTGCGGAAACGATAGCGTTTTCGTGGATTTGCGAAGTTTTTGACTCTGCAATACTGTAGCTAAGAGTAAAGCAGAACgttgttgcaatttttatattaaaaaaacaaagataaaaagatgtatGTCGCGAATTTAGCagaatatctttccctctaaagtatttacagaaacacaaTAAACAGCATTTCtaacaacagttccaatcaatacTATTCGAGTTTCATTAtgtgtcataaaatttttttttaacgagattactttttctttaacatttttaatattaaacgcaATACAACACTCAGAGAGAAAATATCGcgctgattatttatcgcagttcTAGGGATAATTTtcgctaatttttttcttcgagcgtgtttaataaaaatttttatttaaattacacaaaatataagTAGATAGTACAATGTGAAGACGTTGTTAaaagtgataatatttattgtatttatgagtacttgagagggagagagtgagtgagagagagagagagagagtgagagtgagtgagtgagtgagtgagtgagtgagtgagtgagtgagtgagagagagagagagagagagagagagagagagagagagagagagagagagagagagagagagagagagagagagagagagagagagagagagagagagagagagagagagagagagagagagagagagagagagagagagagagagagagagagagagagagagagagagagagagagagagagagagagagagagagagagagaggtgtcgtactaaaatgcgcgaaatacttatccgAAATACTTACtaattacgatagattttcagtgatttattaaaaaaaaaaaaaaaaaaacacgagaatctaatcgttttatatttcacaatcCATCATTTCTCtgaatcaaaaagaaaaaatttcaagaaatgatatcattttctatcgttctctcATTTCCTGTTAGTTAAGTATGTTTCATTGTTGcagtatgaaaaaatatctatgaagacatcgtgtaagagaaaaagataacgatgagagaactcgatgtggcaaatattataatacacgtataaaaaaaactcaatttgagaatcaatcgtgaattttaggataattttttatcaatgttttcgttatcaaagatttaacagtacgatacaattcgataagaaacaaagttagaattgtatgatactgtaaataagatatttaagaaaaagaaagaatctatcgtgaatgtaccaaaaattttaattaatttactatattcataattatgtcTTTTGTCATGAATGTGTGTAACGACGCGAGTCTTGGCATGGTGCGGTGGGACGCGAGAGCGGCCATTGATGCGAGTCTAGACGCGGTGCGGTGGGACGTGGGAGCAGCGAAGCACAGAGCGGCGCGactctccctcttccccccGGGCCGCCGGCGCCAATACTCGAGACAGTGGACCGTgctacggctcgagcggctcgagctcTTCCTtccgcgcgctctcattcgcacaattaaaaaaattaatatctcgattattggtgaaCCAAACCCAAACAATATTGGGTATTTATGTTtgtctcgatcccttctacctcttTACAAGCATTGGCGTGGGTGCTtagggacaccctgtataatatagggtgcgttccacttaaTGCCCGCAACGCTCGCGAGCGTTGCTTATcgttgtttaatatttgataaccaacaaggatgaaatgaTTCCACGGTCGTTGCGAGCTTTAAGTGGAACTTACCCAAGGAACACACTAAAGTCAacaaaaagtcaaaatgactttattttgatttaaaatagtCACGCATTTTTTGTATGACCAAAAATTGACTTTAGTATCTGCTACTCAGTGACGAGAAGATGACTTTGCTCCGTGACGAAAAGATGACTGatctctaattttaatatataaatgtatcagcttatacccagacagcaccagatatcgtacgaatattatactctcatacgtaatgtactgtgatcataccgaatatacgtaaaacattcatataacgtctcagtagaatgtcattttgatatatcctcaagataaacttagaatatagcgactgaacttcgcaactcctactgaatatactgagattatatctaatatactcaaaacatccgtaaaatatcctatgatatatctcatgtatatctatcacatatttccaaaatatccgcgtaatatcgaaagtgaatcatgtcaacgctatctatgatctgtaacgttacgcattttcgtctgccgtgtgatgcagacacgtggtgaagtgtagggtgtgaacgtgcgaacacgaactcacggacaacgtggttttctcaggaattacgcccagataactctggtatgtacataagatataatatagtaacgtaaactataataatatatatatattgtatatatacatatattatttaggttataacctacaattatctgagcataatttcccaaagcaccccagcgtattcaacaaatattacgcttcattttttgcgatagcttcctgatgtgcgaaatgattaattcctcttcttatttcttcttgctaattctgtatgtttaattccttgttccttattcctctcattatgcatgagcccatataatgtgaacatactgtagacatattgtgaatatactgaagatatactttagacatacgtataacattcttaagatatattcggtatattctcataaactgccagcgaaattctatgggataaggcaacgcggacatagtacgttatgagtatatactcgccatatcacagacgtatttctaatattatacgaatattgcaatatactttcg
This DNA window, taken from Monomorium pharaonis isolate MP-MQ-018 chromosome 6, ASM1337386v2, whole genome shotgun sequence, encodes the following:
- the LOC118646312 gene encoding uncharacterized protein LOC118646312, which gives rise to MIFQHDGAPAHFSRRVRDILDARFPDRWMGRGGPIAWPPRSPDLNVLDYFVWGHIKTKVEHMRERGEAEVREAISAAFQTITPDMIRRATQQIVRRAELCLETQGKHFEQLLH